A DNA window from Rossellomorea marisflavi contains the following coding sequences:
- a CDS encoding DNA topoisomerase III, with amino-acid sequence MKLVIAEKPDQGATLAKPFPHTKRQGYIEIQPNPIFPNGAYVTWAVGHLLQLKSPEKYESSWKKWTLETLPIVPDRFQYEVQRSKAKQYNIIKSLLQKEEVSEIIHAGDAGREGELIVRNITTMAKARKPMKRLWISSLTEKAIVQGFQNLKDESETRSLYHEAYSRACADWLVGMNASRAYSLLLQGQGMSDVFSAGRVQTPTLALIVKREEEIERFKSEPFWEVKATFNMEGNVYEGTWVKDGNTRIQTKEMAEKIAAFCQKGNARVKEVRTERKEFAPPMLFNLSSLQATINKMYKFSPKKTLDILQKLYQKGIVSYPRSDSQHVTKGEAEAFPEILAKLRKFNPYSQWIGESPPNLMNNKRFVNDQKVSDHYAIIPTEQVKDPAKLSEEERKIYDVVIRRLIAAHHEKAIIDYTSVSTIVEERAEFSSKGKQIIQEGWREVIVPTEKDHDVILPPLSENQEGRVTKSSVKEGKTQPPKRYTEGQLITLMKTAGKHIENDELEKVLKATEGLGTEATRAGIITMLKDRQYIFIQKNIVYPTDKARVLIRAVGPHVLASAEMTAKWEQRLQEIGRGQASAPEFMEQVKKLSASLVKQATEESDRWDFNDLDTSSIQRGRGKGKGKSRAKTPVGTCPKCGGKVITKGKFYGCSEYSKTKCSFSISKKILSKTIPQAQVKKLLKDGRTDRIDGFKKGEKEFSAYLGWDPQARNIQFLFDVE; translated from the coding sequence ATGAAACTTGTAATTGCCGAAAAACCCGACCAAGGTGCCACGTTGGCAAAACCATTCCCCCATACGAAAAGGCAGGGTTATATCGAAATCCAGCCCAACCCTATTTTTCCGAACGGAGCCTATGTGACATGGGCGGTAGGGCATCTTCTTCAATTAAAATCCCCTGAGAAGTATGAATCTTCTTGGAAGAAATGGACCCTCGAGACCCTCCCCATCGTACCCGATCGCTTCCAATATGAAGTGCAGCGCAGCAAAGCAAAGCAGTACAACATCATCAAAAGTCTCCTTCAAAAGGAAGAGGTGTCTGAGATCATCCATGCGGGAGATGCAGGAAGGGAAGGAGAACTGATCGTCCGAAATATCACCACCATGGCAAAAGCCAGGAAACCGATGAAAAGATTGTGGATTTCTTCCCTGACGGAAAAAGCCATCGTTCAAGGCTTTCAGAATTTGAAGGATGAAAGTGAAACCCGAAGTCTCTATCATGAAGCATATTCACGGGCATGCGCTGATTGGCTTGTCGGCATGAATGCTTCGAGGGCATACAGCCTTCTTCTGCAGGGACAAGGAATGTCGGACGTTTTTTCTGCAGGCAGGGTCCAGACACCGACGCTTGCCCTGATCGTAAAAAGGGAAGAAGAGATCGAACGATTCAAAAGTGAGCCCTTCTGGGAAGTGAAGGCCACCTTCAATATGGAAGGGAACGTATACGAAGGAACCTGGGTCAAGGATGGGAACACTCGCATCCAGACGAAGGAAATGGCTGAAAAAATTGCTGCGTTCTGTCAAAAGGGCAATGCCCGTGTAAAAGAGGTGAGGACAGAGAGAAAAGAATTTGCACCACCGATGCTTTTCAACCTATCCTCACTGCAGGCTACCATCAATAAAATGTACAAGTTCTCCCCTAAAAAAACACTGGATATCCTTCAGAAGCTATATCAAAAAGGAATCGTCTCCTATCCACGGTCGGATTCCCAGCATGTGACGAAAGGAGAGGCGGAAGCATTCCCGGAAATCCTCGCTAAGCTGAGGAAGTTCAACCCATACTCCCAATGGATCGGTGAATCCCCACCCAACCTTATGAACAATAAGCGTTTCGTCAATGATCAGAAGGTATCCGATCACTATGCCATCATTCCGACGGAACAGGTAAAGGATCCTGCCAAACTCTCTGAGGAAGAACGGAAAATCTACGATGTGGTGATCCGTAGGCTGATTGCCGCTCATCACGAGAAGGCGATCATCGATTACACTTCTGTGTCCACTATCGTAGAGGAAAGGGCAGAATTTTCATCAAAAGGAAAACAGATCATTCAAGAAGGTTGGAGGGAGGTCATCGTCCCGACTGAAAAAGACCATGACGTGATCCTGCCTCCTCTTTCAGAAAATCAAGAGGGAAGGGTGACGAAGTCCTCTGTTAAGGAAGGAAAGACACAGCCTCCGAAACGGTATACGGAAGGACAGTTGATCACCCTGATGAAGACGGCTGGAAAACATATTGAAAATGATGAACTTGAAAAAGTCTTGAAGGCAACGGAAGGCCTTGGAACGGAAGCTACAAGGGCGGGGATCATCACGATGCTGAAAGACAGACAGTATATCTTCATCCAAAAGAATATTGTCTATCCGACCGATAAAGCCAGAGTGCTGATCCGAGCGGTCGGTCCACACGTCCTTGCCTCCGCTGAAATGACCGCCAAATGGGAGCAAAGACTGCAGGAAATCGGCAGGGGACAAGCCTCGGCACCTGAATTCATGGAGCAGGTAAAAAAGCTCAGTGCCAGTCTTGTCAAACAGGCCACCGAAGAATCCGACCGTTGGGATTTCAACGACCTTGATACGTCATCCATCCAGAGGGGAAGAGGGAAGGGCAAGGGAAAAAGCAGGGCAAAAACACCGGTCGGCACCTGTCCTAAATGCGGAGGAAAAGTCATTACCAAAGGAAAGTTCTACGGATGCAGTGAATATAGTAAAACCAAATGCAGCTTCAGCATTTCAAAGAAGATCCTCTCGAAAACGATTCCCCAAGCCCAAGTGAAGAAGCTCCTCAAAGATGGGCGTACGGACAGGATTGACGGTTTCAAAAAAGGAGAAAAGGAATTCTCTGCCTATCTGGGATGGGATCCCCAAGCAAGGAATATACAGTTCCTATTTGACGTAGAGTGA
- a CDS encoding SDR family oxidoreductase → MNQKVAIVTGSNSGFGLLTAVELAKNGFRVVATMRDTAKKEDLLRSASSLQVEDRIFIQELDVTSALSLESFKEFLTSLDRIDVLVNNAGFAQGGFLEEVRMDEFRQQFETNVFGVIGVSQLILPYMRRQGSGKIINIGSISGRIGFPGLSPYVSSKHALAGLSESLRLEVKPFGIDVHLIEAGSYQTNIWSTGKKITERSLQSESPYHAQMKKLNAHLVESGAQYGDPRNVSSLVAAIANGRKRRFKYAIGKGTGVTILVKSLLPWKTIERIILHTLR, encoded by the coding sequence ATGAATCAGAAAGTGGCCATCGTGACAGGAAGTAATAGCGGTTTCGGCCTTCTCACGGCCGTAGAGCTCGCTAAAAATGGATTCAGAGTGGTTGCCACCATGAGGGATACCGCTAAGAAAGAGGATTTGCTTAGGAGTGCGTCTTCTTTACAGGTTGAAGACCGGATTTTCATCCAGGAACTGGACGTGACCTCTGCCTTGTCTCTGGAATCGTTCAAGGAGTTCCTGACTTCTCTGGATAGAATAGATGTGCTTGTGAACAATGCAGGATTTGCACAGGGAGGATTCCTCGAAGAAGTACGCATGGATGAGTTCCGTCAACAATTCGAAACGAATGTATTCGGAGTGATCGGGGTGAGTCAGCTTATCCTGCCTTATATGAGGAGGCAAGGCAGTGGAAAAATCATCAATATCGGCAGTATCAGCGGTCGGATCGGTTTCCCTGGTCTGAGCCCCTATGTATCATCAAAACATGCCCTCGCTGGACTATCTGAGAGTCTGAGGCTCGAAGTGAAGCCGTTTGGGATTGATGTCCATCTGATTGAAGCCGGCTCGTATCAAACAAACATCTGGTCCACAGGAAAGAAAATTACAGAACGATCCCTGCAATCAGAATCCCCTTATCATGCACAAATGAAAAAGCTGAATGCCCATTTGGTTGAATCAGGAGCACAGTATGGGGACCCCCGGAATGTTTCATCTCTGGTCGCAGCCATTGCCAATGGACGTAAACGAAGATTCAAGTATGCAATCGGTAAAGGTACGGGAGTGACGATTTTAGTAAAATCGCTTTTACCATGGAAGACCATTGAGAGGATCATTCTTCATACACTAAGGTGA
- a CDS encoding DUF4064 domain-containing protein, whose amino-acid sequence MIKRTGEVTMGIFGIIFSFGFTIMGIMANVLLSNPDFVRGMEEAENDPQFQADTGGMSVEDMLTMIEASSTYLIILGIVASIIGLLAVIFITKNRKPVLSGVLFIVSALIIGIGTFGAGFVPGILYLISGIMALVRKPKPVDTVL is encoded by the coding sequence ATGATTAAGCGTACAGGGGAAGTAACAATGGGGATTTTCGGCATTATTTTCTCATTCGGTTTTACCATCATGGGAATCATGGCCAATGTCCTTTTAAGTAATCCCGACTTTGTAAGAGGAATGGAGGAAGCAGAAAACGATCCTCAATTTCAGGCGGACACTGGTGGGATGAGTGTAGAAGATATGCTAACAATGATTGAAGCATCCAGTACTTATCTCATTATTCTAGGGATTGTCGCTTCCATTATTGGTTTGCTTGCGGTCATCTTCATCACGAAGAATCGAAAGCCTGTTCTATCAGGAGTACTATTCATCGTTTCGGCCTTGATTATCGGTATCGGAACGTTCGGTGCCGGATTCGTTCCTGGAATCCTCTATCTGATTTCAGGGATCATGGCGCTTGTCCGCAAACCAAAACCTGTGGACACCGTACTATAA
- a CDS encoding type 1 glutamine amidotransferase domain-containing protein: MKKILMVLTNASKIDDEHETGLWLSEFAEPYEEFKNQGYGVDVASLKGGRIPLDPNSLEDGDLVEKWKGVTKELDQTLVLSQLNMEEYVGIFLPGGHGTMFDLPDSPELKSALAHFADNNKAIGAVCHGPAGFVGTKLSNGKWLVEGKNMTGFTNEEEQQTGLDSLMPFLLESRLREQGAKFEKSEPWSDYVITDGKFVTGQNPQSSQSTAEAFIKALS; encoded by the coding sequence GTGAAGAAGATTCTAATGGTATTGACCAATGCAAGCAAAATTGATGACGAACATGAAACGGGACTCTGGCTTTCAGAGTTTGCTGAACCATATGAAGAATTCAAGAATCAGGGATATGGTGTAGACGTGGCCAGCCTTAAAGGCGGCAGGATCCCACTCGACCCAAACAGCCTTGAAGACGGAGATCTCGTCGAAAAATGGAAAGGTGTCACGAAAGAGCTTGATCAAACCCTCGTTTTATCTCAGCTCAACATGGAGGAATATGTAGGGATTTTCCTTCCGGGAGGACACGGTACGATGTTCGATCTTCCTGACAGTCCTGAATTAAAATCTGCGCTGGCGCATTTCGCTGATAACAATAAGGCAATCGGAGCTGTATGCCATGGACCGGCAGGGTTTGTCGGAACGAAGCTTTCCAATGGCAAATGGCTCGTCGAAGGGAAGAACATGACCGGCTTTACAAACGAAGAAGAGCAGCAGACAGGGCTCGATTCCCTTATGCCATTCCTTCTTGAATCACGCCTTCGTGAGCAGGGTGCCAAGTTTGAAAAATCGGAACCGTGGAGTGACTATGTGATCACGGACGGTAAATTTGTGACCGGACAAAATCCTCAGTCCAGTCAATCGACAGCAGAAGCGTTCATCAAAGCGTTATCTTGA
- a CDS encoding LrgB family protein: MSMTGEIVAISGSAVIFLLANLLYKRWTNPLLLPIFTSTLVIIGILLVVGLPYAQYAQWTKSVTYLLGPATVALAYPLYHQRRYLKAYALPIVLGLVIGSSAQMTVSYYMGRFLRLPEDWNLAVMIKTITTPVALGVGDIIGAKIEVIPSVVIMTGMFGAMAIIPLLKILRIEDAIVTGLTFGVISHGVGTARALKEGEVEGAVSGAAMALASMVLSIFLPLLFFLFS, encoded by the coding sequence ATGAGCATGACCGGTGAGATCGTGGCGATTTCAGGCAGTGCGGTGATTTTTCTTTTAGCCAATCTCCTGTATAAAAGATGGACGAACCCGCTCCTGCTTCCTATCTTCACGTCCACACTGGTCATCATCGGAATCCTGCTGGTCGTCGGGCTTCCGTACGCACAGTACGCACAATGGACCAAAAGCGTCACCTACCTTCTAGGACCGGCAACGGTGGCACTTGCTTATCCCCTCTACCACCAGAGGAGATACCTGAAGGCATACGCACTGCCGATCGTACTCGGTCTGGTAATCGGCAGTTCGGCACAAATGACCGTTTCGTATTATATGGGAAGGTTCCTTCGTTTACCCGAAGATTGGAATCTTGCCGTCATGATCAAAACGATTACTACCCCCGTCGCACTCGGGGTGGGTGACATCATCGGGGCAAAAATCGAGGTCATCCCATCCGTTGTCATTATGACAGGAATGTTCGGAGCAATGGCCATCATTCCCCTGTTGAAAATCCTGCGAATCGAAGATGCCATTGTCACCGGTCTGACTTTCGGAGTCATCTCCCATGGTGTTGGCACGGCAAGGGCACTTAAAGAGGGGGAAGTCGAGGGAGCCGTGAGCGGAGCTGCCATGGCGTTGGCGTCCATGGTGCTATCCATTTTCCTGCC
- a CDS encoding M24 family metallopeptidase codes for MSRLEQFKEWLQREQIDAAFINSSENVFYLSNFLTDPHERLVGVFVFPEAEPFFVAPGMEVRQVKEAGWPYEVIGYSDHEDPWDFVGKAMEKRNIQAKKVSFEKEVVTYARSEAFLNLFESPEIINAEDRLNDMRVCKSTEEIEIMRRAAKMADYGVEVGVAALKEGISEMEVLATIEYELKKQGVREMSFATMVLFGEKGGDPHGNPGDRTLKAGDLVLFDLGVVLDGYTSDITRTVAFKSISDKQREIYETVLKAELAALEASKPGNRVGDLDSIARAIITDAGYGENFPHRIGHGLGINVHEFPSMSHTNDGVLREGMTYTIEPGIYIPEIGGVRIEDDVLITKDGCETLTSYPKELQIID; via the coding sequence ATGAGCCGATTGGAACAATTCAAAGAATGGCTGCAACGTGAACAGATCGATGCAGCATTCATCAATTCAAGTGAAAATGTATTTTACTTAAGTAACTTTCTGACTGACCCACATGAACGTCTCGTCGGGGTCTTTGTATTTCCTGAAGCGGAACCATTCTTCGTTGCACCGGGGATGGAAGTACGCCAGGTAAAAGAAGCCGGATGGCCATATGAGGTGATTGGATACTCCGATCATGAAGATCCTTGGGACTTCGTTGGAAAAGCTATGGAAAAGCGGAACATCCAAGCTAAAAAGGTGAGCTTTGAAAAAGAAGTGGTCACCTATGCACGAAGTGAAGCATTCCTCAATCTATTCGAGTCTCCGGAGATCATCAATGCTGAAGACCGGTTGAATGACATGCGCGTTTGCAAGTCCACTGAAGAGATCGAAATCATGAGGAGAGCAGCGAAGATGGCCGATTATGGTGTGGAAGTCGGAGTCGCTGCTCTTAAAGAAGGGATTTCAGAAATGGAGGTCCTTGCCACAATCGAGTATGAATTAAAAAAACAGGGTGTCCGTGAAATGTCTTTCGCCACGATGGTCCTCTTCGGTGAAAAAGGCGGTGATCCGCATGGTAATCCGGGAGACCGTACACTAAAGGCGGGAGATCTCGTTCTGTTTGATCTGGGAGTGGTCCTCGATGGCTATACGTCAGATATTACGAGAACCGTGGCGTTCAAATCGATCTCGGATAAACAACGGGAAATATACGAAACGGTTTTGAAAGCGGAACTTGCCGCACTGGAAGCCAGCAAGCCAGGCAACCGCGTAGGGGATCTTGATTCGATCGCCCGTGCCATCATCACAGATGCAGGATATGGAGAAAACTTCCCTCACCGCATCGGCCATGGCCTTGGCATCAATGTCCATGAGTTCCCTTCCATGAGCCACACCAACGATGGAGTTCTCCGGGAAGGAATGACCTACACAATCGAACCGGGAATCTATATTCCTGAAATCGGCGGTGTGCGAATCGAAGATGATGTCCTGATTACGAAGGATGGCTGTGAAACGCTCACATCCTATCCGAAGGAACTTCAGATCATCGATTGA
- a CDS encoding CidA/LrgA family protein: MYYMRVAFQIFGLILLFETGKWLSATLHLPIPGGILGMGILFILLSTGLVHDQLLAQGASILLKYLSFLFLPLSVSAIVLIPFMDLYGWKLLMVLIISSFIGFVATSIPAVYATRKGSASHEHDR, encoded by the coding sequence ATGTACTACATGCGGGTCGCTTTTCAAATTTTTGGACTGATCTTACTGTTTGAGACCGGAAAATGGCTTTCTGCCACTCTCCATCTCCCCATACCCGGTGGGATTTTAGGAATGGGAATCCTATTCATACTCCTATCAACAGGACTCGTTCATGATCAATTGCTTGCACAAGGGGCATCGATTCTTTTGAAATATCTTTCGTTTCTTTTCCTTCCTCTGTCTGTAAGTGCCATCGTCCTGATTCCATTCATGGATCTGTATGGGTGGAAGCTTCTTATGGTACTCATCATCTCAAGCTTCATAGGATTTGTCGCTACTTCAATCCCTGCTGTGTATGCCACACGGAAAGGAAGTGCTTCCCATGAGCATGACCGGTGA
- the glpK gene encoding glycerol kinase GlpK produces the protein MEKFILSLDQGTTSSRAILFNQKGEAAHTAQKEFTQHFPKPGWVEHNANEIWGSILAVIASVLSESSVKAEQIEGIGITNQRETTVVWDKETGDPVYNAIVWQSRQTAGICDELKSQGLNDKFRDKTGLLIDAYFSGTKVKWILDNVDGAREKAEAGKLLFGTIDTWLIWKMSGGKAHVTDYSNASRTLMYNIYDLEWDKELLDILGVPESMLPEVRPSSEVYATTIPYHFFGREIPIAGAAGDQQAALFGQACYNEGMAKNTYGTGCFMLMNTGEKAVKSDNGLLTTLAWGIDGKVVYALEGSIFVAGSAIQWLRDGLRMFNNAADSQAYAERVDSTDGVYVVPAFVGLGTPYWDSDVRGSVFGLTRGTSKEHFVRATLESLAYQTKDVLTAMEADSNIPLKKLRVDGGAVKNDFLMQFQSDILDVPVERPVVNETTALGAAYLAGLAVGFWKDQDEISQQWNMEKQYDPDMEQEKQEELYNGWKKAVKATMAFK, from the coding sequence ATGGAAAAATTCATTCTCTCCCTTGACCAAGGGACAACAAGCTCAAGGGCAATCCTTTTCAATCAGAAAGGGGAAGCGGCCCATACGGCACAAAAAGAATTCACTCAACACTTCCCGAAACCAGGCTGGGTAGAACATAATGCCAATGAAATTTGGGGATCGATCCTTGCCGTCATTGCAAGCGTTTTATCAGAATCGAGTGTAAAAGCAGAGCAAATCGAAGGAATCGGCATTACGAACCAGCGTGAAACAACTGTGGTGTGGGATAAAGAGACTGGCGATCCCGTTTATAACGCCATCGTTTGGCAGTCAAGACAAACGGCTGGAATCTGTGATGAACTGAAGTCCCAAGGTTTGAACGACAAGTTCCGAGATAAAACCGGATTGTTGATCGATGCATATTTCTCAGGGACGAAAGTAAAATGGATCCTTGATAATGTTGATGGAGCTAGGGAAAAGGCCGAAGCTGGAAAACTACTCTTCGGTACGATTGACACATGGCTCATTTGGAAGATGAGCGGTGGAAAAGCCCATGTAACGGACTATTCCAATGCATCCCGTACGCTCATGTACAATATTTACGATCTTGAATGGGACAAAGAACTACTTGATATCCTCGGAGTTCCTGAGAGCATGTTGCCAGAAGTAAGACCGTCTTCTGAGGTATATGCTACGACGATCCCTTATCATTTCTTCGGACGTGAAATTCCGATTGCGGGAGCTGCAGGGGACCAGCAGGCAGCCTTGTTCGGTCAAGCTTGTTATAATGAAGGAATGGCAAAGAACACCTACGGTACAGGTTGCTTCATGCTGATGAATACTGGAGAGAAGGCTGTGAAATCTGACAACGGCCTGTTGACGACACTTGCATGGGGGATCGATGGGAAGGTCGTATACGCCCTCGAAGGAAGCATCTTTGTAGCCGGTTCGGCAATCCAATGGCTTCGCGACGGTCTCCGCATGTTCAATAATGCAGCAGACAGCCAGGCTTATGCAGAACGCGTTGATTCTACAGACGGCGTATACGTAGTTCCGGCCTTCGTAGGTTTGGGTACACCATACTGGGATAGCGATGTTCGCGGATCTGTATTCGGATTGACACGCGGTACATCCAAGGAGCATTTTGTCAGAGCGACACTGGAATCCCTTGCGTATCAAACGAAAGATGTACTGACCGCAATGGAGGCCGATTCAAACATCCCTCTGAAGAAACTTCGCGTAGATGGTGGAGCAGTCAAAAATGATTTCTTGATGCAGTTCCAAAGTGATATCCTCGACGTTCCGGTTGAGCGTCCGGTCGTCAATGAGACAACGGCCCTAGGTGCTGCGTACCTTGCAGGACTTGCCGTTGGATTCTGGAAGGATCAAGATGAAATTTCTCAACAGTGGAATATGGAGAAGCAGTATGATCCGGATATGGAACAAGAAAAACAGGAAGAACTTTACAACGGGTGGAAAAAAGCCGTTAAAGCAACTATGGCTTTCAAATAA
- a CDS encoding glycerol-3-phosphate dehydrogenase/oxidase: MTFSSTHRQEVKNALKNEHYDLIVIGGGITGSGIALDASKRGMKVALVEMQDFAAGTSSRSTKLVHGGLRYLKQFEVKMVAEVGKEREIVYENGPHVTTPEWMLLPMHKGGTFGKFSTSIGLKVYDYLAGVKRSERRTMLSVSDTLTKEPLVKKQGLKGGGYYVEYRTDDARLTIEVMKEAIAHGATSINYTKSQRFIYDNKKVVGIEAEDLLTNETYEIRGTKVVNAAGPWVDDVRHKDYSTNNKQLRLTKGVHLVIDQSKFPLRQAVYFDTPDGRMVFAIPRDGKAYVGTTDTIFDKDKAHPYMTSEDRDYIMNAIHFMFPDVNITNDDVESSWAGVRPLIFEKGKDPSEISRKDEIWEAESGLITIAGGKLTGYRKMGETVVDLVAKRLKEEVKRKFPESTTKHMPISGGHVGGSKNFPAFVDEKAKEAVRYGLSEEEGRKLATMYGSNVDQLFKLAHAYTGTSGNKEVPASLYAQLLYAIQEEMTVTPVDFFIRRTGALFFDRAWVVKWHEPVIEMMNGLLNWTPEQKEKFTNDLKVELKNAVVPIDQQ; encoded by the coding sequence ATGACTTTTTCCAGCACGCACAGACAAGAAGTGAAAAATGCATTAAAAAATGAACACTATGACTTGATCGTAATCGGTGGGGGGATCACCGGATCAGGTATTGCTCTTGATGCTTCCAAGCGCGGTATGAAGGTGGCGCTTGTAGAAATGCAGGATTTCGCAGCTGGGACTTCCAGCCGTTCTACCAAGCTTGTCCATGGTGGTTTGCGCTATTTGAAACAATTCGAAGTGAAGATGGTGGCAGAAGTAGGGAAAGAACGTGAAATCGTGTACGAAAACGGTCCACACGTTACCACTCCTGAATGGATGCTGCTTCCGATGCACAAAGGTGGTACATTCGGTAAATTCAGTACGTCCATCGGTCTTAAAGTGTATGACTACCTTGCAGGAGTCAAACGCAGTGAGCGCCGGACCATGCTTTCTGTATCGGATACATTGACGAAAGAACCTCTAGTGAAGAAACAAGGTCTGAAGGGGGGAGGTTACTACGTAGAATACCGGACAGATGATGCACGTCTGACCATCGAAGTCATGAAGGAAGCCATCGCTCACGGAGCAACTTCCATCAACTATACAAAATCCCAACGTTTCATTTACGATAACAAGAAAGTTGTCGGAATCGAAGCGGAAGATCTGCTTACCAATGAAACCTATGAGATCCGAGGAACAAAAGTCGTGAATGCTGCGGGTCCTTGGGTAGATGATGTACGCCATAAAGATTACAGCACGAATAACAAACAGCTGCGCTTGACTAAAGGGGTCCACCTTGTCATCGACCAAAGCAAATTCCCGCTTCGTCAGGCTGTGTACTTTGATACTCCGGATGGCCGCATGGTCTTCGCGATTCCTCGTGATGGAAAAGCTTACGTGGGAACAACTGATACAATCTTTGATAAAGATAAGGCTCATCCGTACATGACATCTGAAGATCGGGATTACATTATGAATGCCATCCATTTCATGTTCCCGGATGTGAACATCACCAACGATGATGTAGAGTCAAGCTGGGCTGGTGTACGACCGCTGATCTTTGAAAAAGGGAAAGATCCTTCTGAAATTTCCCGTAAAGATGAAATCTGGGAAGCCGAAAGCGGTCTGATCACCATTGCCGGTGGTAAATTGACCGGATACCGCAAGATGGGTGAAACGGTTGTAGACCTTGTTGCAAAACGATTGAAGGAAGAAGTGAAGCGTAAATTCCCAGAGTCCACTACCAAACATATGCCGATCTCCGGGGGCCATGTCGGCGGATCCAAAAACTTCCCTGCGTTCGTGGATGAGAAAGCGAAGGAAGCGGTGCGCTACGGTCTATCTGAAGAAGAAGGACGTAAACTGGCTACCATGTACGGCTCCAATGTGGATCAGCTGTTCAAACTTGCACATGCGTATACTGGAACCTCAGGGAACAAAGAAGTACCTGCTTCCCTATATGCTCAACTGCTCTATGCCATCCAGGAAGAGATGACCGTAACGCCGGTCGATTTCTTTATCCGTCGTACAGGCGCATTATTCTTTGATCGTGCGTGGGTCGTCAAGTGGCACGAGCCTGTAATTGAAATGATGAATGGATTGCTCAATTGGACGCCTGAGCAAAAAGAGAAATTCACCAACGATCTGAAAGTCGAATTGAAGAATGCTGTCGTACCAATCGATCAGCAGTAA